From a single Shewanella denitrificans OS217 genomic region:
- the msrP gene encoding protein-methionine-sulfoxide reductase catalytic subunit MsrP — MSQKPSFIRGIKKTATWALPDNQVTPEAVFNDRRTIIKALGFGGLGALGASLSPSAQAGLFDVFSDKPKAEFIRRPLDFSRPHAFMLETELTPEDKVTRHNNFYEFGTSKQDPFENAQQFKVEPWTLTLDGLVDKPMTLDFDDLTQLFPLEERTYRLRCVEAWSMVIPWVGFSLAYLLAKVGVKGSATHVAFETLYDPKQMPGQKNRLMGGGIHYPYVEGLTLAEAMNPLSLIAVGLYGKTLPPQNGAPIRLVVPWKYGFKSIKSISRIRLLDREPPTSWNQLAANEYGFYANVNPNVDHPRWSQASERSIGEGGLFSAKRIATQMFNGYGDEVAHLYKGMDLRAFY, encoded by the coding sequence ATGAGTCAGAAGCCATCATTTATTCGAGGGATAAAAAAAACCGCGACTTGGGCGTTACCGGACAATCAAGTCACGCCTGAAGCTGTTTTTAATGACAGGCGTACTATTATTAAAGCTTTAGGTTTCGGTGGGTTAGGGGCGTTGGGGGCCAGTCTGTCACCTTCGGCACAAGCGGGACTTTTCGATGTGTTTTCTGATAAGCCCAAGGCTGAGTTTATTCGCCGTCCTCTTGATTTTTCTCGTCCACACGCTTTTATGCTAGAGACTGAGTTAACCCCTGAAGATAAAGTGACTCGGCATAATAATTTTTATGAATTTGGCACCAGTAAACAAGATCCCTTTGAGAATGCACAGCAGTTTAAGGTCGAGCCTTGGACCTTAACCTTAGATGGTCTTGTGGATAAGCCCATGACCTTAGACTTTGACGATTTAACCCAGTTATTTCCGTTGGAAGAGCGTACCTATCGACTGCGCTGTGTAGAGGCTTGGTCCATGGTTATCCCTTGGGTCGGGTTTAGTCTGGCGTATTTGTTGGCTAAGGTGGGGGTGAAAGGCAGTGCGACCCATGTGGCCTTTGAAACCTTGTACGATCCCAAGCAAATGCCAGGGCAGAAGAACCGACTCATGGGGGGCGGTATTCATTACCCTTATGTTGAAGGGCTCACCTTAGCTGAGGCTATGAATCCACTGTCATTGATTGCCGTTGGCCTTTATGGCAAAACATTACCGCCACAAAATGGCGCGCCTATTCGTTTGGTGGTGCCTTGGAAGTACGGCTTTAAGAGCATTAAATCCATTTCACGTATTCGGCTGCTGGATAGGGAACCGCCCACCAGTTGGAATCAATTAGCTGCAAATGAATACGGTTTTTACGCTAACGTGAACCCGAATGTGGATCACCCTCGCTGGTCTCAGGCCAGTGAGCGCAGCATAGGTGAGGGCGGATTGTTTTCAGCCAAACGCATAGCCACTCAAATGTTTAATGGTTATGGCGATGAAGTCGCGCATTTGTACAAAGGCATGGATTTAAGGGCGTTTTACTAA
- a CDS encoding sphingomyelin phosphodiesterase gives MNIAISTTFLHKVNIKGLIYGHVKALTLACVVLMSAVATADTDVYFTNNSAKQMNISISHSGSDQLIKGLEWFQHADVIGPWETKMLLSVNRWEGVKSGHDYHFTTSLTDSQGEVVELHQEIQGHWYNSTLKHGLSYDGQELEWHQDRDIHRYQQVTSVDDASGSSMMTTEFALKSSSTARYDDLYYALTPQPALATDPIANNSLTVMTYNIWALPVIASHINERLALLPQKMRGHDVLMLQEVFAPGRGAFLRALAQEYPYQTRMLDKSGVNIYDGGVMIVSRYPIVAQAQFVYPDCSGTDCFADKGINYAQVIKQGEAYHVFATHTASFDTDVARSNRQKQFKQMREFAHSLAIPADETVIYGGDFNVNKRKFEDDYQQMFANLKAKQPSYSGYIESTFDPRINEFAGTPLSGGENVEYLDYIVISDEYAQTQSNDNDVKVPRSSAASLWQKWNLSDHFPVVSIVAPLTQPGR, from the coding sequence ATGAATATAGCAATAAGTACAACGTTTTTGCATAAAGTTAATATAAAAGGGCTGATATATGGTCATGTTAAGGCACTGACATTAGCCTGTGTAGTGTTGATGTCAGCTGTGGCTACCGCTGATACGGATGTGTATTTTACCAATAATTCAGCGAAACAGATGAATATTAGCATCAGTCACAGCGGCAGTGATCAACTCATAAAAGGGCTGGAGTGGTTTCAACATGCTGATGTCATAGGTCCTTGGGAAACCAAGATGCTCTTGAGCGTTAATCGCTGGGAAGGGGTCAAGTCTGGGCATGATTATCACTTTACCACTAGCCTAACGGATAGTCAGGGGGAGGTTGTTGAACTGCACCAAGAAATTCAAGGTCATTGGTATAATTCTACCTTAAAGCATGGCTTGAGTTATGACGGTCAAGAATTGGAATGGCATCAAGACAGAGATATTCATCGATACCAGCAAGTGACGAGTGTAGATGACGCCAGTGGTTCATCCATGATGACCACAGAGTTTGCACTGAAATCCAGCAGCACCGCAAGATATGATGATCTTTACTATGCGCTGACCCCTCAGCCAGCGTTAGCCACAGATCCAATCGCCAACAATAGTTTAACCGTGATGACTTACAATATTTGGGCCTTACCTGTGATTGCTTCTCACATCAATGAGCGTTTGGCGCTGTTACCGCAAAAAATGCGTGGTCATGATGTCTTAATGCTTCAGGAAGTCTTTGCTCCTGGCCGTGGTGCGTTCTTGCGGGCATTGGCACAAGAGTACCCTTATCAGACCCGAATGTTAGATAAGTCTGGCGTCAATATTTATGATGGCGGTGTGATGATAGTGAGCCGCTATCCCATAGTGGCGCAGGCGCAGTTTGTTTATCCCGATTGCAGTGGCACAGACTGTTTTGCCGATAAAGGCATCAATTATGCGCAAGTTATCAAACAAGGTGAGGCTTATCATGTTTTTGCGACTCACACAGCTTCATTTGATACCGATGTGGCTAGAAGCAACCGCCAGAAGCAGTTCAAGCAAATGCGTGAATTCGCACATTCATTAGCGATACCCGCAGATGAAACCGTGATCTATGGTGGTGATTTTAATGTCAATAAACGCAAGTTTGAGGACGATTATCAGCAAATGTTCGCCAATTTGAAAGCAAAGCAACCCAGCTATTCAGGTTACATAGAATCTACCTTTGACCCCCGTATCAATGAGTTTGCAGGTACGCCTTTGTCTGGCGGTGAGAATGTTGAATATCTGGACTATATCGTTATCAGTGATGAGTATGCCCAGACTCAAAGCAATGACAATGATGTTAAGGTGCCCCGCAGTTCTGCCGCCAGCTTATGGCAGAAGTGGAACTTATCGGATCATTTCCCAGTTGTTAGCATTGTCGCGCCATTGACGCAACCGGGGCGTTAA
- a CDS encoding hybrid sensor histidine kinase/response regulator, protein MINEIAHINSPSLLLSRQGLCLAQNALFEEHDELVAQKQQIIDHLQPFLSLGHKTSSLYTDNYRISLSLIALEHEEVLVCCHAIKRPKTTVPAKAAVLHDYNHYALLDAEFNLVKTNHPLLAKAQPGQAQFDALFSDENNKKIAAAFQQLASKQSIELTLPHEEQAIFLCIESIDLLGQQHWLAIWHPLSKGAIQTDSVLLQYRYLLNAVNQLSEALIIINSNNQIVLCNQQVFQHFPYLQADKVIGMEAVDFVGQILDEEYKSNPRKAQVLTRWFEHKFIKNQLINFSYTNIDGLTLEYRDRFTDANERICLLLDESNITQLHDKLEKTWLKSVEVSTAKSQFMAAMGHEIRTPLNAIIGLLELTLRDERYQDNKHLQVASRSANHLLNLLNDVLDYTKFEADKVNLSAVDADLRLLCEDVMSTFAVQAQQRGIWLELFVDPKLEKLLHYDDVRITQILHNLISNAIKFNTSEHPSVLLKLEALSSTATSQTLKFSVCDNGIGLTPEQQQKIFQGFVQADDETFRKFGGTGLGLSICQKICRLMQSELKVESELNHGATFYFIVKIPFTNSQKTQISQQHPLKDLSRSDLNIYTNHPKLSYTLQRYADGLGFNLHYVSSYTLLELADPDAVILFDPNQADLKFCNSLLKNNNLFQHLHAMPQRKALLIQDGDLSANQTSLMQISLMPLRLEQLLELVKNTQPDKKQDSQKNRETSNLNRINALVVEDNADNIFVLEHQLASIGVQATFCDDPEKAIIQFQQHNYNLIISDYQMPHLSGAELTQTLRYIEETEFRIRTQVIVLTADKSSECQEACNKAGVNQIFIKPLSLPVLQKYLCDLNLFLEEHNENDDVSNNLDGLAHDFTDRDDIFIDTFNEEDEEDFTNEYLIKSDDPRAKAASRDTAQALKLDAQTAKTQDSTPPMDINVIYKFVGDISDEEIDDFLVQFFGNLEQRHQALKQAFIEHDFVSVHSSVHTIKSSALYIGAQDLSDACQKLETLTSNNPIDLDEVERMGHSVEHEIERLMAYLVARKG, encoded by the coding sequence TTGATTAATGAAATCGCTCATATCAATAGTCCAAGCTTATTGCTTTCCCGGCAAGGCCTCTGTCTAGCACAGAATGCGCTGTTTGAAGAACACGACGAGCTTGTGGCTCAAAAACAGCAAATTATCGACCACTTGCAGCCTTTTCTCTCTTTAGGCCATAAAACCAGCTCCTTATACACTGATAATTACCGCATCAGCTTATCCCTTATTGCCTTGGAGCATGAGGAGGTCTTGGTTTGTTGTCATGCCATCAAAAGGCCTAAGACCACAGTCCCGGCCAAAGCTGCTGTCCTGCATGATTATAATCATTACGCTTTACTGGACGCTGAGTTTAATCTCGTCAAAACCAACCATCCCCTGCTTGCTAAAGCCCAGCCGGGGCAAGCACAATTTGACGCCTTGTTTTCCGATGAAAATAACAAAAAAATTGCAGCGGCATTTCAGCAACTGGCATCCAAACAAAGCATTGAACTTACCTTGCCCCATGAAGAGCAGGCGATATTTTTATGTATCGAGTCCATTGATTTACTCGGGCAGCAACATTGGCTGGCCATATGGCACCCCTTAAGCAAAGGCGCTATTCAAACTGACAGTGTATTGCTGCAATACCGTTACTTGCTTAATGCGGTAAACCAATTATCCGAAGCCTTAATTATCATTAACAGCAATAATCAAATCGTCCTGTGTAATCAACAAGTATTCCAGCACTTCCCTTACTTGCAAGCAGACAAGGTCATAGGCATGGAGGCGGTTGATTTTGTTGGCCAAATTTTAGATGAAGAATACAAATCAAATCCACGTAAGGCACAGGTGTTAACGCGCTGGTTTGAACATAAGTTCATCAAAAATCAACTGATTAATTTTAGCTATACCAATATTGATGGTTTGACATTAGAGTACAGAGACAGATTTACCGATGCCAATGAGCGAATTTGCCTGCTACTCGATGAGAGCAATATTACTCAACTACATGATAAATTGGAAAAAACTTGGCTTAAATCAGTAGAAGTCAGTACCGCGAAAAGTCAATTTATGGCCGCCATGGGCCATGAAATTCGCACGCCACTCAATGCCATTATCGGCCTACTTGAGCTCACCCTCAGAGATGAACGTTATCAGGACAATAAGCACTTACAAGTGGCCAGTCGCAGTGCAAACCATCTATTGAACTTACTTAATGATGTGCTGGACTACACAAAATTTGAAGCTGATAAAGTTAATCTCTCAGCGGTGGATGCGGACTTAAGACTCTTGTGTGAAGATGTGATGTCAACCTTTGCGGTGCAGGCCCAGCAAAGGGGTATATGGTTAGAGCTTTTTGTGGATCCTAAGCTTGAAAAACTGCTGCATTATGATGATGTGCGCATCACCCAAATACTGCATAACCTCATCAGCAATGCAATTAAGTTTAATACCTCTGAGCATCCCTCGGTGTTACTTAAACTCGAGGCGCTTAGCAGCACGGCAACCTCTCAAACACTTAAATTTTCAGTGTGTGATAATGGCATAGGCTTAACCCCAGAGCAGCAGCAAAAAATATTCCAAGGCTTTGTGCAAGCCGATGATGAAACCTTTAGAAAATTTGGCGGTACTGGCCTTGGGCTTAGCATATGTCAGAAAATTTGCCGCTTGATGCAATCAGAATTAAAAGTTGAAAGTGAATTAAACCATGGCGCGACCTTTTACTTCATCGTTAAGATCCCCTTCACCAACTCCCAAAAGACTCAGATAAGCCAACAGCATCCACTTAAGGATTTGAGCCGTTCCGATCTTAATATTTACACTAACCACCCTAAATTATCTTATACCTTACAGCGCTATGCTGATGGACTTGGATTTAATCTGCATTATGTATCCTCTTATACCCTGCTCGAACTTGCCGACCCGGATGCTGTGATACTGTTTGACCCGAATCAGGCCGATCTAAAGTTCTGCAATAGTCTGCTTAAGAATAATAATCTGTTCCAACATTTACACGCCATGCCTCAACGTAAAGCCTTGCTCATTCAAGATGGGGATTTAAGTGCCAATCAAACCAGTCTAATGCAAATATCCTTAATGCCCTTAAGGTTAGAGCAATTGCTAGAGCTAGTGAAAAACACCCAACCGGATAAGAAACAGGACTCACAAAAAAATCGTGAGACCAGTAATTTAAATAGGATCAATGCCTTAGTAGTTGAGGATAATGCCGACAATATCTTTGTGCTGGAACATCAACTGGCCTCCATCGGGGTGCAAGCGACCTTCTGCGACGACCCTGAAAAAGCCATCATTCAGTTTCAGCAGCACAACTATAATTTAATCATCTCTGATTATCAGATGCCCCATTTAAGCGGCGCCGAGCTCACCCAAACGTTACGCTACATCGAAGAAACAGAGTTTCGCATCCGCACACAAGTGATAGTGCTCACCGCCGATAAGTCCTCTGAATGCCAAGAGGCGTGCAATAAAGCCGGGGTGAATCAGATTTTCATTAAACCTTTGTCCTTACCTGTGTTGCAAAAATACCTTTGTGATTTGAATTTATTCTTAGAAGAACACAATGAAAATGACGACGTATCAAACAATTTAGACGGTTTAGCCCATGACTTTACCGACAGGGATGATATCTTCATCGACACCTTCAATGAGGAAGATGAGGAAGACTTTACCAACGAATACCTGATAAAAAGTGATGATCCTAGAGCAAAAGCGGCCTCCAGAGACACAGCTCAAGCATTAAAACTTGATGCACAAACTGCCAAAACCCAAGATAGCACTCCTCCCATGGACATTAATGTCATCTATAAATTTGTTGGCGATATTAGTGATGAAGAAATAGATGACTTTTTAGTGCAATTCTTTGGTAATCTAGAGCAGCGTCATCAGGCCTTAAAGCAAGCTTTTATCGAGCATGATTTTGTCAGCGTTCACTCTTCGGTACACACAATAAAAAGCAGCGCCTTGTATATCGGTGCCCAAGACTTAAGTGATGCATGCCAAAAGCTCGAAACCTTGACCAGTAACAACCCGATAGATTTAGACGAGGTAGAGCGGATGGGACACAGTGTTGAACATGAAATTGAACGGCTAATGGCATACCTAGTGGCAAGGAAAGGTTAA
- a CDS encoding response regulator, with protein sequence MAKSSLVTHILMFTQSRDNDALLINIISRNFSKVLVVEKIRAISEALRDLAPKVIFVSCETLQESLATYYQALDDAQNGKICEHCVVAVISRHDEKDAFEAYTNGIIDDYLVARPLYELHRPVVICQHLLKKVGLTEGSAQKTDFLKYRENYNDAAKEIIAKGIERKESMRKDFEDSLSQIDKALDAAADRIQKHQTVKLDMDMLKKTLSAIKSDEIRPELLKIQNKAMQLLEQVVSDAQSSFSAENMLFSDETELPDTAIINTKPVLPAASASAQPSPTPTQTATAAAKPTVSSPLITAAVQAKPSPAAQDKTPKVLVIEDDEISLHLTKVLLGNYKLEFDSADTGRSAFACLSNREYDLILMDINLPDTNGLYILDQIRTTANLNKQTPIIMLTGNKNKNTVRQAIEAGAKGYIIKPLHQTSVIKLFEKYQLPLLQKA encoded by the coding sequence ATGGCCAAAAGTAGTCTGGTTACACATATTCTTATGTTCACTCAATCTAGGGATAATGATGCCCTATTGATCAATATCATCTCGCGTAATTTCTCCAAAGTCTTAGTGGTTGAGAAAATCCGCGCCATCAGTGAAGCCTTAAGGGATCTCGCCCCTAAAGTCATTTTCGTCTCTTGCGAAACCCTGCAAGAATCTTTAGCTACTTACTACCAAGCCTTAGATGACGCCCAAAACGGTAAGATTTGTGAGCACTGTGTGGTGGCTGTCATTTCAAGACACGATGAAAAAGATGCCTTTGAAGCCTACACCAACGGTATCATCGATGATTATCTCGTCGCCAGGCCCTTGTATGAGTTGCACCGTCCTGTGGTTATCTGCCAGCATTTGCTCAAAAAAGTGGGCCTTACGGAAGGCTCCGCCCAGAAAACTGATTTCTTAAAATACCGAGAAAACTACAATGATGCCGCCAAAGAAATCATTGCCAAGGGCATAGAGCGCAAGGAATCAATGAGGAAAGACTTCGAGGATAGCTTAAGTCAAATAGATAAAGCCTTGGATGCGGCGGCGGACAGGATCCAGAAACACCAAACCGTTAAGCTTGATATGGACATGCTGAAGAAAACCTTATCAGCAATCAAGTCCGATGAAATTCGCCCCGAACTGCTTAAAATTCAAAATAAAGCGATGCAATTATTGGAACAAGTCGTCAGCGACGCCCAAAGCAGTTTCAGCGCAGAAAACATGCTGTTCTCTGATGAGACAGAACTTCCTGACACCGCGATTATCAACACTAAACCTGTACTCCCTGCAGCGTCAGCCTCCGCACAGCCAAGCCCTACGCCGACCCAAACGGCTACTGCTGCAGCTAAGCCCACGGTTAGCTCCCCCTTAATTACAGCTGCGGTACAAGCTAAGCCATCTCCAGCGGCTCAGGATAAAACCCCTAAGGTATTGGTGATCGAAGATGATGAAATTAGCTTGCACTTAACCAAAGTACTATTGGGCAATTACAAGCTTGAATTTGATAGCGCCGATACAGGACGAAGCGCCTTTGCCTGCTTGAGCAATCGAGAATACGATCTCATTTTAATGGACATCAATCTCCCAGACACTAATGGCCTGTATATCCTCGACCAAATAAGGACAACGGCAAACTTAAACAAGCAGACCCCCATTATCATGCTCACAGGTAACAAGAACAAAAATACCGTTCGCCAAGCCATTGAGGCTGGAGCAAAAGGCTATATTATCAAGCCGCTGCATCAAACATCCGTCATAAAGCTGTTTGAGAAATACCAATTACCTTTGCTGCAAAAAGCCTAA
- the rmuC gene encoding DNA recombination protein RmuC — translation MPFSPQLTALSLPQIIILFAIAFLSLLIGALLNQRLTRQRWEQVKAAQELINKQVSDAAAAVTAHQQDLIDDKDDMIKHAQSKIEVLIAQVSKVEAQAERATSLETQLSDTQRKLMESQLALSKSNAMQQTILIKSRTEQEALQDKIRLLETAEARLTVQFENLANRIFEERSENFKQQNVSQIDSVLGPLKQQLEGFRQQINESYTHEQSERSALKHQLTHLHELNMKMSQDAVNLTNALKGDNKQQGNWGEVILERVLQESGLREGHEYQTQQELKDDNGKRFKPDVIVHLPEQKDVVIDAKMSLIAYERYFNSSDESHKQQALKEHVISIRQHIKGLSQKDYHKLHGLKSLDYVLMFIPIEPAFLLAIEHDPSIINFALEQNIMLVSPTNLLVALRTINNIWRYEYQNQNAQTIAKQAAKMYDKFCGFIEDMDKVGRALEGAEKSYQSAMGKLSSGKGNLVRQAHLMQKLGVDTSKQLDKHKVNLALSDHLDDESDTEDDSQDQEPHSQHAKLSAVSIN, via the coding sequence ATGCCTTTTTCCCCTCAACTGACAGCCTTGTCTTTGCCCCAAATCATTATTCTTTTCGCCATTGCGTTCCTTTCGTTACTCATAGGCGCTTTATTAAATCAGAGGCTCACCCGCCAGCGCTGGGAACAAGTCAAAGCCGCACAGGAGCTCATTAATAAGCAAGTCAGTGATGCTGCCGCCGCCGTCACCGCCCACCAGCAAGATCTTATCGATGACAAAGACGACATGATAAAACATGCCCAGTCAAAGATTGAAGTACTCATTGCCCAAGTATCAAAAGTCGAGGCGCAGGCCGAGCGTGCCACCAGCCTTGAAACTCAATTGAGCGACACTCAGCGCAAATTGATGGAATCCCAATTGGCCTTATCTAAGTCCAATGCCATGCAGCAAACGATCTTAATTAAGAGCCGCACCGAGCAAGAAGCACTGCAGGATAAAATTCGCCTGCTTGAAACCGCCGAAGCTAGGTTAACCGTCCAGTTTGAAAACTTAGCCAATCGCATCTTTGAAGAGCGCAGCGAAAATTTTAAACAGCAAAATGTCAGTCAAATAGACAGTGTACTTGGGCCACTAAAACAACAGCTTGAAGGATTCAGGCAGCAGATCAATGAATCTTATACTCATGAGCAATCTGAGCGCAGCGCCTTAAAACACCAGCTAACTCATTTGCATGAACTCAACATGAAAATGAGCCAAGATGCCGTCAACTTAACCAATGCACTTAAAGGTGACAACAAGCAACAAGGTAATTGGGGCGAAGTTATTCTTGAACGAGTACTGCAAGAGAGTGGCCTACGAGAAGGTCACGAGTACCAAACTCAGCAAGAGTTAAAAGATGACAACGGCAAACGCTTCAAACCCGATGTGATAGTGCATCTGCCGGAACAAAAAGATGTGGTTATCGATGCTAAAATGTCGCTCATCGCTTATGAGCGCTATTTTAATAGCAGTGATGAGAGCCACAAACAGCAAGCACTGAAAGAGCATGTCATTTCCATCAGGCAACATATTAAAGGCTTAAGTCAGAAGGATTATCACAAGCTGCATGGTCTTAAGAGCCTAGACTATGTGTTGATGTTTATTCCCATCGAGCCCGCATTTTTATTAGCCATAGAGCATGATCCTAGCATAATCAATTTTGCCTTGGAGCAGAATATCATGCTGGTGAGTCCAACCAATTTACTGGTGGCCCTTAGAACCATCAACAACATTTGGCGTTATGAATACCAAAATCAAAACGCCCAAACCATCGCCAAACAGGCCGCCAAAATGTACGATAAATTCTGCGGTTTTATTGAAGATATGGACAAAGTGGGCCGTGCCTTAGAAGGCGCCGAAAAAAGTTACCAAAGTGCCATGGGTAAACTGTCTTCTGGCAAAGGGAACTTAGTGAGGCAAGCCCATTTAATGCAGAAGCTGGGAGTCGATACCAGTAAACAACTGGATAAACACAAAGTCAATTTAGCGCTGAGCGATCACTTAGATGATGAAAGCGATACTGAAGATGACAGCCAAGACCAAGAGCCTCATTCGCAGCACGCAAAGCTCAGCGCGGTAAGCATAAATTGA
- the msrQ gene encoding protein-methionine-sulfoxide reductase heme-binding subunit MsrQ, with protein sequence MRLTQAGLFWLKVLLHLLCILPLVYLVLLVSSDNAGGDPVQYIIHFTGMGAINVLVATLLVSPFAKRLKQGLLLQTRRLLGLYVLGYALLHLSAFISLDLLFAWGLLFEEIVKRPYILVGASCLIILLMLGLTSFHRVKRTMGKRWQALHNWVYLAAILAPVHFYWSVKSEIIEPGIYLLIFTGLLLLRRHILMKRLGFLQQR encoded by the coding sequence ATGCGCTTAACCCAAGCTGGCCTGTTCTGGCTCAAAGTCCTCTTGCACCTGTTGTGCATATTGCCTTTAGTATATTTAGTCTTGTTGGTGTCATCCGATAACGCTGGCGGCGATCCTGTGCAGTACATCATTCATTTCACAGGTATGGGCGCCATTAATGTCTTGGTGGCGACCTTGTTAGTATCGCCTTTTGCGAAGCGCCTTAAACAGGGGTTATTACTGCAGACCCGGCGTTTATTGGGGCTCTATGTGCTTGGTTATGCTTTGCTGCACTTGAGTGCATTTATCAGTTTAGATTTATTGTTCGCCTGGGGATTATTGTTTGAGGAAATAGTAAAGCGGCCTTATATCTTAGTGGGAGCAAGCTGTTTAATCATTTTGCTTATGCTTGGGTTGACGTCCTTTCATCGCGTGAAGCGCACCATGGGCAAACGCTGGCAGGCGTTGCATAACTGGGTCTACCTTGCGGCTATACTCGCGCCGGTGCATTTTTATTGGTCGGTAAAGTCGGAGATTATTGAACCTGGCATCTATTTGCTAATTTTTACTGGGCTCTTGCTGCTGCGCCGTCATATTTTGATGAAACGTTTAGGCTTTTTGCAGCAAAGGTAA